One window from the genome of Nocardioides conyzicola encodes:
- a CDS encoding helix-turn-helix transcriptional regulator — translation MNSTTGRKSERLLNLLIMLLVQRHYVSKDRIREFLYPDASTDAFEKMFERDKEELRSLGVPIEVGNMDAYFDDEPGYRVRADLLALPDIALTPDEAAVIGLATRVWQHARLADATTEAVRKLTALGVEIDESALDIAEPRLSADEPSFDVFWEATQERTPVEFDYRRPGAPRTTTRHLQPWGVVRYSGRWYVVGLDTDRKQERVFRLSRVEGAARKVGAPGSYDVPPGTDVRATAVRLAPAPATGEAVVLVRGDAGNALRRDALSVETGVDGPDTRTSWDRVRIGRGGTSAAEELLGYGADVYVESPDELRAEVVRRLRAVVGESA, via the coding sequence ATGAACAGCACGACGGGCAGGAAGAGCGAGCGCCTGCTCAACCTGCTGATCATGCTGCTGGTCCAGCGCCACTACGTCAGCAAGGACCGGATCCGCGAGTTCCTCTACCCGGACGCGTCGACCGACGCCTTCGAGAAGATGTTCGAGCGCGACAAGGAAGAGCTGCGCAGCCTCGGCGTGCCCATCGAGGTCGGGAACATGGACGCCTACTTCGACGACGAGCCGGGCTACCGGGTGCGCGCCGACCTGCTGGCCCTCCCCGACATCGCGCTGACGCCTGACGAGGCCGCGGTCATCGGGCTCGCGACCCGGGTGTGGCAGCACGCCCGGCTCGCGGACGCCACCACGGAGGCGGTCCGCAAGCTCACCGCCCTCGGCGTCGAGATCGACGAGTCGGCGCTCGACATCGCCGAGCCGCGACTGTCGGCTGACGAGCCGTCGTTCGACGTCTTCTGGGAGGCGACCCAGGAGCGGACCCCGGTCGAGTTCGACTACCGGCGCCCCGGCGCCCCCCGCACCACCACCCGGCACCTGCAGCCCTGGGGAGTCGTCCGCTACTCCGGACGCTGGTACGTCGTCGGCCTCGACACCGACCGCAAGCAGGAGCGCGTCTTCCGGCTGTCCCGGGTCGAGGGTGCGGCGCGCAAGGTCGGCGCGCCCGGGTCGTACGACGTCCCGCCCGGCACCGACGTGCGCGCGACCGCCGTACGCCTGGCGCCCGCACCGGCCACCGGGGAAGCGGTGGTGCTGGTCCGCGGCGACGCGGGCAACGCCCTGCGGCGCGACGCCCTCTCGGTCGAGACCGGTGTCGACGGCCCGGACACCCGCACGTCGTGGGACCGGGTCCGCATCGGCCGCGGCGGGACCTCGGCCGCCGAGGAGCTGCTCGGCTACGGGGCGGACGTCTACGTCGAGTCGCCCGACGAGCTGCGCGCCGAGGTCGTCCGCCGGCTCCGCGCCGTGGTGGGGGAGTCCGCATGA
- a CDS encoding FKBP-type peptidyl-prolyl cis-trans isomerase, with the protein MSRRLRRLPVLLLPLLLGTTLVACGSDGGSDKDDTSSSDALHGIAITGDVGKAPKVKWDGKLDVSKTATTVVTKGDGDKIADGDQVAAHIWIGNGTTQKQAYSTYDSGQTETIPASADLNPVFKDAVLDQTVGSRVAVTATAKDAFGDSGNAQMGIGNKDTVLIVVDLIDVTTVLKGPDGKKQSAPSWAPGLVTDGDKVTGLDFKGTPEPNGKLRSATLIEGSGDAVKKGQTITVNYFGQVYDAKKPFDESYSKTPASFAIGVGGVVPGWDKTLVGVKVGSRVVLAIPPADGYGKKGNAQAGIKGTDTLYFVVDILAAS; encoded by the coding sequence GTGTCACGACGTCTCCGACGCCTCCCGGTCCTGCTCCTCCCGCTCCTGCTCGGCACCACGCTGGTCGCCTGTGGCTCCGACGGCGGTAGCGACAAGGACGACACGAGCTCCAGCGACGCCCTCCACGGGATCGCCATCACCGGTGACGTCGGCAAGGCTCCCAAGGTCAAGTGGGACGGCAAGCTCGACGTGAGCAAGACCGCGACCACGGTGGTCACCAAGGGTGACGGCGACAAGATCGCCGACGGCGACCAGGTCGCCGCCCACATCTGGATCGGCAACGGCACCACGCAGAAGCAGGCCTACAGCACCTACGACTCGGGCCAGACCGAGACCATCCCGGCCAGCGCCGACCTCAACCCGGTCTTCAAGGACGCGGTCCTCGACCAGACGGTCGGCTCCCGCGTCGCCGTCACGGCCACCGCGAAGGACGCCTTCGGTGACAGCGGCAACGCCCAGATGGGCATCGGCAACAAGGACACGGTCCTGATCGTCGTGGACCTGATCGACGTGACGACGGTGCTCAAGGGCCCGGACGGCAAGAAGCAGTCGGCGCCGTCGTGGGCACCGGGTCTCGTCACCGACGGTGACAAGGTCACCGGCCTCGACTTCAAGGGCACGCCGGAGCCCAACGGCAAGCTGCGCTCCGCGACCCTGATCGAGGGCTCGGGCGACGCCGTCAAGAAGGGCCAGACCATCACGGTCAACTACTTCGGCCAGGTCTACGACGCCAAGAAGCCGTTCGACGAGAGCTACAGCAAGACCCCCGCGTCGTTCGCCATCGGCGTCGGCGGCGTCGTCCCCGGCTGGGACAAGACGCTGGTCGGCGTCAAGGTCGGCAGCCGCGTGGTCCTCGCGATCCCGCCGGCGGACGGCTACGGCAAGAAGGGCAACGCCCAGGCCGGCATCAAGGGCACCGACACGCTCTACTTCGTGGTCGACATCCTGGCTGCATCCTGA
- the pafA gene encoding Pup--protein ligase, whose translation MDRRIFGIENEYGVTCTFKGQRRLSPDEVARYLFRKVVSWGRSSNVFLRNGARLYLDVGSHPEYATPECDDIVELVTHDKAGERVLEGLLLDAEQRLHDEGIAGEIYLFKNNTDSAGNSYGCHENYLVSRAGEFSKLADVLIPFLVTRQIVVGAGKITQTPRGATFSVSQRAEHIWEGVSSATTRSRPIINTRDEPHADAEKYRRLHVIVGDSNMSETTTMLKVASCDLVLRMIEEGVVMRDLTMENPIRAIREISHDVTGRRKIRLANGREASALEIQQEYLSKARDFVDRREISTPVIEAALDLWERGLKAVESDDLGLVDREIDWVIKWKLIEQYRAKHGLPLGHPRVAQLDLAYHDIHRNRGLYYLLEKRGMVARVTTDLKIFEAKSVPPQTTRARLRGEFIRKAQERRRDFTVDWVHLKLNDQAQRTVLCKDPFRAYDERVQRLIDGM comes from the coding sequence GCACGTTCAAGGGCCAGCGCAGGCTGAGCCCCGACGAGGTCGCGCGCTACCTCTTCCGCAAGGTCGTCAGCTGGGGCCGCAGCAGCAACGTCTTCCTGCGCAACGGCGCGCGGCTCTACCTCGACGTGGGCAGCCACCCGGAGTACGCCACCCCCGAGTGCGACGACATCGTCGAGCTGGTCACCCACGACAAGGCGGGGGAGCGGGTCCTCGAGGGACTGCTGCTCGATGCCGAGCAGCGGCTGCACGACGAGGGCATTGCCGGCGAGATCTACCTCTTCAAGAACAACACCGACTCGGCCGGCAACTCCTACGGCTGCCACGAGAACTACCTGGTCAGCCGCGCCGGCGAGTTCTCCAAGCTGGCCGACGTGCTCATCCCGTTCCTGGTCACCCGCCAGATCGTGGTCGGCGCCGGCAAGATCACCCAGACCCCTCGCGGCGCCACGTTCTCCGTCTCGCAGCGCGCCGAGCACATCTGGGAGGGCGTCAGCAGCGCCACCACGCGCAGCCGCCCCATCATCAACACCCGCGACGAGCCCCACGCGGACGCGGAGAAGTACCGCCGCCTGCACGTCATCGTCGGCGACTCCAACATGAGCGAGACCACCACGATGCTCAAGGTCGCCAGCTGCGACCTGGTCCTCCGGATGATCGAGGAGGGCGTGGTGATGCGCGACCTCACGATGGAGAACCCGATCCGGGCGATCCGCGAGATCTCGCACGACGTCACCGGGCGCCGCAAGATCCGGCTCGCCAACGGTCGCGAGGCCAGTGCGCTCGAGATCCAGCAGGAGTACCTCTCCAAGGCCCGCGACTTCGTCGACCGCCGCGAGATCAGCACGCCGGTGATCGAGGCGGCGCTCGACCTGTGGGAGCGCGGCCTCAAGGCGGTCGAGTCGGACGACCTGGGCCTGGTGGACCGCGAGATCGACTGGGTCATCAAGTGGAAGCTGATCGAGCAGTACCGCGCCAAGCACGGGCTCCCGCTCGGCCACCCCCGGGTCGCCCAGCTGGACCTCGCCTACCACGACATCCACCGCAACCGCGGCCTCTACTACCTGCTCGAGAAGCGCGGCATGGTCGCCCGGGTGACGACCGACCTGAAGATCTTCGAGGCCAAGTCGGTGCCGCCGCAGACCACCCGGGCCCGTCTCCGCGGCGAGTTCATCCGCAAGGCCCAGGAGCGCCGGCGCGACTTCACCGTCGACTGGGTGCACCTCAAGCTCAACGACCAGGCGCAGCGGACCGTGCTCTGCAAGGACCCGTTCCGGGCGTACGACGAGCGGGTCCAGCGCCTCATCGACGGCATGTAG